The proteins below come from a single Candidatus Eisenbacteria bacterium genomic window:
- a CDS encoding BlaI/MecI/CopY family transcriptional regulator produces the protein MATLYAELGRRERQIMDILFRRGQATASEVLKDLADPPSYSSVRGMLRLLESKGHVRHRWEGPRHVYYPMQSAEQLQRKAARHVLHTFFNNSMEAAVAALLGGAVKPASAEELDRLARLVDRARRNGGRP, from the coding sequence ATGGCGACTCTCTACGCGGAGCTGGGCCGGCGTGAACGCCAGATCATGGACATCCTCTTCCGACGAGGTCAGGCGACCGCCTCGGAGGTGCTCAAGGATCTCGCGGACCCTCCCAGCTATTCCTCGGTGCGCGGCATGTTGCGCCTGCTCGAGTCCAAAGGACACGTGCGTCACCGCTGGGAAGGCCCGAGACACGTCTACTACCCGATGCAGTCCGCCGAGCAGCTCCAGCGAAAGGCCGCGCGTCACGTGCTCCACACGTTCTTCAACAACTCGATGGAAGCGGCGGTGGCGGCGTTGCTCGGCGGCGCCGTGAAGCCGGCTTCCGCCGAAGAGCTCGATCGGCTGGCACGTCTGGTCGATCGCGCGCGGCGCAATGGAGGCCGGCCATGA
- a CDS encoding glyoxalase superfamily protein: MTDPVQERIAHRWYARPVFYVSDVQAALRFYVDQLGFQKKWHEADGQGTVCQVDRGECEIILCQDAERRDRGRLFVELTPDGRNELQREIAQRSVPYQKVWWGYDSILIADPDGNELLFPIEEE, encoded by the coding sequence ATGACCGACCCGGTCCAGGAGCGCATTGCCCATCGCTGGTACGCACGGCCGGTCTTCTACGTGTCCGACGTTCAGGCAGCCCTGCGGTTCTACGTGGACCAGCTGGGATTTCAGAAGAAGTGGCATGAGGCCGACGGCCAAGGGACGGTCTGCCAGGTCGATCGTGGGGAGTGCGAGATCATCCTCTGCCAGGACGCCGAACGCAGGGATCGAGGCCGCCTGTTCGTCGAGCTGACGCCGGACGGGCGCAACGAGCTTCAGCGTGAGATCGCCCAGCGCTCCGTGCCGTACCAGAAGGTTTGGTGGGGCTACGACTCGATCCTCATCGCCGATCCGGATGGCAACGAGCTCCTGTTCCCGATCGAGGAGGAGTGA
- a CDS encoding M56 family metallopeptidase, producing MNGLSFVSAWSAPLPAAVAVLAGVTLLLLLAMLIQALLPRPSAATRHLVWRLALVGSLAIGLAVALAPGLSFPVGILSPGPAASPMVAELSRQPLDSAAERSIGGGSAREWRSEISPDPRSNHPRGGRMLLWIWLAGSSIIGAWYCMGYLALARLTRDAKAVTESTWLHLLREEAVHCGWRSPIRLLRTARVGSPVTWRARTVVLLLPAESASWSIERCRAVIAHELAHAARGDHQANGLAAVVCALYWFHPLVWYAARRMRAESERACDDVVLSQGISGGEYASLLLDVARASRELRLAGVAAIGMARPSQLEGRLLALLDEKRPRNAPSRRFLAIAWATLAVVTLPLASLRPSPLPREQAFAGTSEEYEAASTSSYSEKATSGQRLELDLESGGGVRITGWNESRVQVRAMLGGVDWRDTRVALERVSGGLRLHSWQAVERSQSSTSHRFEIQVPRKYDIRLRSAGGDLTLSNLEGDFRGQTGGGEIVIENVRGYASLSTGGGEVHVSDSHLRGSVSTGGGEVLLSGVSGGLRGSSGSGPVVYGEDGSARTTDLSDVEVEDDEIQVARPDKAGFLHVSRAGGDVHLDEAPKGARISTGGGDVTVGRSGGTIDADTGGGDIEIGPSSGSVSARTGAGRVRVTIVRGSSPEHSVEISSGSGPAVIELPADLSARFEIETAYTDGHGKKTRIVSDFPLKISETSTWDTSEGSPRRYVRGTGTAGKGGGLVVVKIVNGDVTIRRK from the coding sequence ATGAATGGGTTGTCTTTCGTGTCCGCATGGAGCGCGCCACTCCCGGCGGCCGTTGCCGTGCTCGCGGGGGTCACGCTCCTGCTGCTCCTCGCGATGCTGATTCAAGCTCTGTTGCCACGCCCTTCCGCGGCGACCCGCCATCTGGTGTGGCGGCTCGCGCTGGTGGGAAGCCTCGCGATCGGTTTGGCCGTGGCTCTGGCGCCGGGCCTTTCCTTCCCGGTCGGGATCCTGTCACCCGGCCCCGCGGCATCCCCGATGGTCGCCGAGCTTTCGCGCCAGCCTTTGGATTCAGCGGCCGAACGCTCGATCGGCGGAGGCTCCGCCCGCGAGTGGCGAAGTGAAATCTCCCCGGACCCTCGCTCGAATCATCCCAGAGGCGGCCGGATGCTGCTGTGGATCTGGCTCGCCGGCAGCTCGATCATCGGCGCCTGGTATTGCATGGGGTATCTGGCGCTGGCCCGATTGACCCGCGATGCCAAGGCCGTGACGGAAAGCACTTGGCTCCACTTGCTCCGCGAAGAAGCCGTTCATTGCGGCTGGCGCTCTCCCATTCGGTTGCTTCGCACGGCACGGGTGGGCTCCCCCGTCACCTGGCGCGCTCGGACCGTCGTGCTGCTGCTGCCGGCGGAGTCCGCGTCCTGGTCCATCGAGCGGTGCAGGGCCGTCATCGCCCACGAGCTCGCGCACGCCGCGCGAGGCGACCACCAGGCCAATGGGCTCGCCGCCGTGGTGTGCGCGCTGTACTGGTTCCATCCGCTCGTCTGGTACGCGGCGCGCCGCATGCGGGCCGAGAGCGAGCGAGCCTGCGACGACGTCGTGCTCTCGCAGGGCATTTCCGGCGGCGAGTATGCCTCGTTGCTGCTCGACGTCGCTCGCGCCTCGCGTGAGCTTCGGCTCGCAGGGGTGGCGGCGATCGGCATGGCGCGGCCATCGCAGCTCGAGGGACGGCTGCTCGCGCTGCTGGACGAGAAGCGCCCTCGCAACGCTCCCTCCCGGCGCTTCCTCGCCATCGCCTGGGCAACCCTGGCCGTGGTCACGCTGCCGCTCGCATCGCTGCGACCATCGCCGCTGCCCCGCGAGCAGGCGTTCGCCGGGACTTCGGAGGAGTACGAAGCGGCGTCCACGTCTTCCTACAGCGAAAAGGCGACTTCGGGGCAGCGTCTCGAGCTCGACCTCGAGTCCGGAGGCGGGGTCAGGATCACGGGCTGGAACGAATCGCGCGTCCAGGTTCGTGCCATGCTGGGCGGAGTCGATTGGCGCGACACCCGCGTCGCGCTCGAACGCGTGAGCGGTGGACTGCGCTTGCACTCGTGGCAGGCCGTCGAGCGCTCGCAGAGCTCGACCTCGCATCGCTTCGAGATCCAGGTGCCAAGGAAGTACGACATCCGACTGCGCTCGGCGGGCGGTGATCTCACGCTCTCGAATCTCGAAGGCGACTTCCGCGGGCAGACCGGCGGCGGCGAGATCGTGATCGAGAACGTGAGGGGATACGCCTCGCTCAGCACCGGCGGCGGCGAGGTTCATGTGTCGGACTCGCACCTCAGGGGCTCGGTGAGCACAGGCGGCGGAGAGGTGTTGCTGTCGGGGGTGAGCGGCGGCTTGCGCGGCAGCTCGGGCAGCGGCCCGGTCGTGTACGGCGAAGACGGATCGGCACGGACCACCGATCTCAGCGATGTCGAGGTCGAGGACGATGAGATCCAGGTGGCGCGCCCGGACAAGGCCGGCTTCCTTCACGTGTCGCGCGCCGGGGGTGACGTCCACCTCGACGAGGCGCCCAAGGGAGCGCGGATCTCGACCGGCGGAGGCGACGTGACGGTCGGTCGCTCCGGCGGCACCATCGACGCGGACACCGGTGGCGGGGATATCGAGATCGGCCCATCCAGCGGCTCCGTGTCGGCGCGCACCGGGGCCGGGCGGGTTCGCGTGACGATCGTCCGCGGGTCGAGCCCGGAGCACTCGGTGGAGATCTCGAGCGGCTCAGGCCCGGCGGTGATCGAGCTGCCTGCCGATCTGTCGGCGCGCTTCGAGATCGAGACGGCGTACACCGACGGACACGGCAAGAAGACGCGCATCGTCAGCGACTTCCCGTTGAAGATCTCGGAGACCTC